A single window of Coffea eugenioides isolate CCC68of chromosome 7, Ceug_1.0, whole genome shotgun sequence DNA harbors:
- the LOC113777725 gene encoding WAT1-related protein At5g40240-like, with protein MGDRKGGFWYKELFPFTAMVATQCINVGVSIIFKAATLKGLDFHVFMLYSYCISALLFLPLCCYSHRKSRLPPLTIGLLGRFLFLGFLGFSGQYLGYIGIEYSNPTLASAMTNLTPASTFILAVLFRMEKLEMKSWTTQVKIIGSVITIAGALLVVLYNGPVLIRSSTSSASVLAQHPALVTITGGTKHSDWVKGGALLAVEYVIVGLWCISQAKVIADYPAELAVVFFYNLSCVILAAPACLMGVTNSSAWNILKPDVRLYSVVYSGVMGSGFGILIQTWGVHIKGPVYIASFMPLSIAIAAIMGFIFLGDDLYLGSVIGSLIISLGFYALIWAKAKEDCEKGNEFGASSSQNAPLLGQYDESTNEGRASAIA; from the exons atgGGCGACCGGAAAGGAGGATTTTGGTATAAAGAGCTATTTCCGTTCACAGCCATGGTTGCAACACAATGCATCAATGTCGGTGTGAGCATCATCTTCAAAGCAGCCACATTGAAGGGTTTGGACTTTCATGTTTTCATGCTATATTCCTATTGCATTTCAGCTCTTCTTTTCCTCCCTCTTTGCTGCTACTCCCACAG GAAATCTCGGCTTCCTCCATTAACTATTGGTCTCCTTGGTAGATTTCTCTTCCTCGGGTTTCTTGG CTTTTCCGGTCAATATCTTGGATACATCGGAATCGAGTATAGTAATCCAACACTGGCTTCCGCCATGACCAACCTTACCCCGGCTTCCACATTTATCTTGGCCGTCCTCTTCAG GATGGAAAAGCTAGAAATGAAGAGCTGGACCACCCAGGTTAAGATAATTGGGAGTGTAATAACGATTGCAGGTGCCCTGCTGGTGGTTCTGTACAATGGCCCAGTGCTGATAAGGAGCTCTACATCTTCAGCTTCTGTTCTTGCACAACACCCAGCACTTGTTACCATCACCGGCGGAACCAAACACTCGGATTGGGTCAAAGGTGGTGCCCTTCTCGCTGTTGAATATGTAATTGTCGGCTTATGGTGTATTTCTCAG GCCAAGGTTATTGCAGATTACCCAGCAGAGCTAGCTGTGGTCTTCTTCTACAACTTATCATGTGTGATTCTAGCAGCTCCTGCTTGTTTAATGGGGGTAACAAATTCAAGTGCTTGGAATATACTAAAACCTGATGTCCGGCTGTACTCAGTAGTGTATTCG gGAGTAATGGGATCAGGCTTTGGTATTCTTATTCAAACATGGGGCGTACATATAAAAGGACCTGTATATATAGCTTCATTTATGCCATTATCAATTGCCATTGCTGCAATTATGGGCTTCATTTTTCTTGGGGATGACCTCTACCTTGGAAG TGTGATCGGATCCTTGATCATATCTTTAGGGTTTTATGCTCTAATATgggcaaaagcaaaagaagactGTGAAAAAGGTAATGAGTTTGGGGCATCTTCCAGCCAAAATGCTCCATTACTAGGCCAATACGATGAATCAACAAATGAAGGACGTGCATCTGCCATTGCTTGA